In one window of Nicotiana tabacum cultivar K326 chromosome 12, ASM71507v2, whole genome shotgun sequence DNA:
- the LOC107783763 gene encoding uncharacterized protein LOC107783763, protein MDPSIINLIVFGVVSWTTLFLLTRKLFPNRSFDFCNRLVSTVHAILAVTLASISVQDWSFPISPLASRSTTKQMRAIAVSMAYLIYDFVCCLFDKQVKIDNLIHHLVSAVGLGAGLAYEWCGSEMVAALWLTEISSPFLHLREILKELGYKDTDLNLAADVLFAVIFSSARMIGGPYLTYVTLSADNPVLIKAMAFGLQLVSAFWFYKIARMIMYKFSRRTKPKTVPSNM, encoded by the exons ATGGACCCGTCAATCATAAATTTGATAGTATTTGGAGTTGTATCATGGACAACATTATTTTTATTAACAAGAAAATTGTTTCCAAATCGTTCTTTTGATTTTTGCAACCGTTTAGTTTCAACAGTTCATGCAATTTTAGCAGTAACTTTAGCTTCTATTTCTGTTCAAGATTGGAGTTTCCCAATTAGTCCTTTGGCTTCAAGATCTACTACCAAACAG ATGAGGGCAATAGCAGTGAGTATGGCCTACCTTATTTATGATTTTGTATGTTGTCTTTTTGACAAACAAGTGAAGATTGATAACTTAATTCACCATTTGGTGAGTGCTGTTGGACTTGGAGCTGGGCTTGCTTATGAATGG TGTGGTTCAGAAATGGTAGCAGCATTGTGGTTGACAGAAATTTCAAGTCCATTCCTACACCTGAGGGAGATTCTCAAAGAGCTTGGATACAAAGACACTGACCTTAATCTTGCTGCTGAT GTATTATTTGCAGTTATTTTCAGCAGTGCTAGGATGATAGGGGGGCCATATCTAACCTATGTGACTCTTTCTGCTGATAATCCAGTCCTCATTAAG GCCATGGCATTCGGACTGCAACTTGTTAGTGCTTTTTGGTTCTATAAAATTGCTAGGATGATCATGTACAAATTCTCTAGGAGAACTAAACCTAAAACTGTTCCTTCAAATATGTAA